From Oreochromis niloticus isolate F11D_XX linkage group LG15, O_niloticus_UMD_NMBU, whole genome shotgun sequence:
CCGAAGTTATTCCTTTAATTGGTAAGGTGCTGAATACCATCCACACCTGTTTGCCTTTGTTGCTGTCTAGGTGTTCTTCGGTCTTTCTCTTGTAGTCTAAATTGGCCTCACGGATACCTCTCTCTTCAGGTTGGCACATTCTGTGCTAAGCATAAAAGTGAAGCTGTCAATTTACTAGTTAATCTTTGTTTAACCCTCACCCATGGTCACAAGCTATGGGTAATGACTCAAAAAGAATGAGGTCAAGGATAGAAATGGGTGACTGAGTTTTCCTTTAGCGACAGGATAAGGCgctcagccaatcaaaaggGACTTGAAGTAGCAGCGCTGCTCCCACACATCGAAAGGAGCTAGTTGTGATGTTTTGGgtatctgacaaggatgcctcatGGTTACTTTCTAGGTGAGGTATTTTGGGCATGTCCGTTTTGGGATGAGGGTCTGTAGAAGACCCAGGACTCagtggagagattatatctctcagctgccTTTGTAATGGCTCAGTGTCCCCCAAATGAGCCGGAAAAGGTGGCCAGGGTGAGGCAAGACTATGCTTCTTTGCTCCGACTGCTGCCCCATGACCTGAACCTggataagcagcagaaaataagtggatggttggatggatggatggatggatggatggaacaaAGAATTTAATAATTTGAGTAATTTACTCAAACTGGaataaaatatagaaatatTTTGAGATACTGGATTTCTGAACATTACCTATTGtaataaatacagaatatatgAAAGTTTACCTTTTTCAattaaaatgcacttttttttatagtaatcttagttttttttaaatatatatttcatttgGCCTTTTTCTGCTTTATTGGATAGACTCAGTGAAGAAAGGACAGGAAAGTGGGGGCAGAGAGAGAAGGGGAAGACATGCCGCCGTGTTCATattaatataaacacagtggCATGATATATTTTTGGTAAATTTATGATCAATTTTGCTAACTTCTTCTGTTTACAGAATTACATCATGAAACCTAAGGGGTTGGCTATTGCAGCTATTGCCCAGTATGGGATCATGCCTCTTACAGCCTTTTGCTTAGTTAAGGTTGGTATTTATGTAAAGTTAAATAAGATTACTAACATGCAGTATAAATAATACACATTTGTCTTTGCAAAGTTACAAAGTTACAAATACAGACAGTGATTTATGATTTGTGTTCCCCACAAAAATCTTTTTACAGGGATTCataataaaaaatgtgaaaattacaCTGTGTTAACCAAAAAGAAGAaccaaaaacagattttttatgtgaggaaaatgattttaaattcaaCTGTCAGAAGAGTGGAACAGACTCAGGTGCAGACCAGATGAATTTAGAATAAAAGTCACAAGTTTATTAACAATCACACCAAGTGAAACTATTTACAGTGCATGGGACTGAGATTTCTAGGGATCCAGGGATGGAAGGGAAACGGGTCCAAAAAACACAGGCCGCAAGTCCGCCCCTGACTCTCCAGTTTCACAATcctcttcagcactcaggctcacattCACTCCACACCTCACTGCCAGACTCAGGGGAACAGATCAGGAAACAGGGATGGGTCCAGGGATTTATATACAAGGAAACGTAGTTAGAACAGACTAGAACTTCACATGGAAAACAGAGGTTAACGGAGCTGTACTGACAAGTGttacggtgcgttcacaccgaacgcgatagaggcggccagagcgtcaggtttacatgtaaagtcaatggaaagagcgcgatgacacgcgattgcgtgtccggcgaaaattcggaagcagatttgcgtcgcgaaaacgccaaaacgcctgaaacgcgcgtcagtgtagcgcgtggggtgcgtttgactcgcgaagaAAACCACGTGTGTCAGattgtgtgttgcattttgtgcacacgCGTATCGCGCcaaccgctcgagttggaaaatctgaactccggcgtcaaatcgcgccgcgacaaccaatcaggaggctGGTGACGTGGCTCTGACCTAGGTACTGACGCgtactgtcccgctattttcccactgatgtacaaatacctttccgccaacaatataatgtgtttattcagaggacatctgcaggagaaagtggaagagcctcagggacACATATAATAAGGAGAAGAggacagagaaggagaagaggagtgGGTCTGCAGCAGGATCGGGGAAGAGATGGAAGTTCTTCGCGGTCATGGGGTTTCTGGACCCCTTCCTCACCCCGCGGGAGACTAGCGGCAATATGGTGCGGACTGTGGagaactccccccccccccccccccgaggaCCAGGGACAGCCCGGAGAGGCAGCAGGGGAGTGTCAGTCAGAAGGACAAGGTTTACAGTGAATTAATGTAGGCAGTTAATTTATGcgtgttgtcatataggaatatattttgtttattaatacaACAGTATACAGTGGTCCTGCTGTTCACCCGTCACATTTCGCTGATTTTTGTTATTGCACCGTACAGCTTTCAACAAtgcgcattgcattctgcagcctgattgacaaatctcctctgtgtcgtgtctcctgcgcttgccaaacttatcatgtttggttttgataaccatcacgtccaatagaaaaaacagcacaaaaacactcataactatgaccctcattcggagatacacacctgcaccgcgagggaaaaaggcgcacgaaagtggcgCGCAGACGGAGAAAAAGCACAGCATAAtaaaacttcctcccacattcctcccacatttccagTTCATgcgcgtcaaaatatgcaattttgccgcgcgatggatttttcttggacacgcgttgaggtgcgaatatgcacgcgtcaaattaggggcgtttggggcgttttcgctcgcgcctatcgcgttcggtgtgaacacaccgttacTCAACTCAGCTCAGGCAAACTGGCAATCAGGCAGATTCATGGCAGGTGGGCACATGAGAGGAGACGGTATGGTTTCCAGGAGGTCCAGAGGGAGGAAAATCCAAGCGAGCCATGACAGGCAGGAAGGCAGGGCAAGGAGCGTGGTGAGTGTGAACCCTATGGTTTGTAGACTGACTGATGTAGTAGAATCGAACAGGACAAGCGCTGAAGAGTCACACGGCAGGAGATGAATCTGATAGAACTGAGAACAGTAAGGCAACGTTAAACCTGGGACAGACGAGCATGAACTTGATCACAAGGAGGCAAAGTTACCACAACAGTAGCTGGACAAACTGGTGGAGAGTGGTAGGCGGCGCTGGTTTAAGAACCCTACTGCTGATTGCCGTTGAAACGAGGAGCAGGTGAGGTGCTGGAAACTCCACCCCAGAGGACGGAAATCTGGAACTCCTCTAACAAACAGGAACACCTCCCAGACACTCCCAAGGCACATGACAAAAGTTGCCCAGTATAATTGAATTTGTGTTGATGTACCAGTATATAATTGACACCAGACATTGTGTTTTAGACTATTAGACATTGTTACTGgtatttacagcatcctgcaaGAGGTTATTGGGATTTTGTGTTACAGGGGTTCCAGTTGAGTGATATAACAGGTGTGGTTGTTCTGGTATGTGGCTGCTGTCCTGGAGGAATTTTCTCCAACTCCATGGCTCTGGCTATACATGGGGACATGAACCTCAGGTACACATGGGAAGTTATGTAGttgtaatacatttataatgacaaaaaaaaagcttaaaatgtCATTTGAAGTGATTAATGCTCAGGCAGAAAACTTCACAACAGTTATACCACTCGATTGTGTTTGCGAACTTTCTCACAATATAAATGCCTGTGCAGTTTTTGAATATAACACCAAGACAAGCACAATTCAGACAGTTCAGTTAGATTTTGACATATCTCTACCTGATGTCCAGCAGGTCAGTGGAATATTCCTGGAAGCAGGAATATCTCTAGTAAATTTTCTGAACATCATGCTGACAGGGACACTTTTAGTGTTGTGCAGTTATGAGAAGGGTAAATAGGGTCTCACCCTTGTCTTCTCCAGCATCGTGATGACTTCCTGCTCTACAATGTTGGCTCTGGGTATGATGCCTCTCCTGCTCTTCATCTACTGCCAGGGTTTCCCCAGCGTGCGGAACGCTGTCCCTTATGGTGAAATTATGTTATCGTTGGTATTGATCCTTGTCCCGTGCAGCGTCGGCATCGGCATCAAGACCTACAGGCCGCAGTACTCGAAGAGGTTCACAAAGGTTTGTGCATACTGACAAGAGAATGAAGGTCAGACAGATCACTAAAACTGATTAACAGTATTGATTAGTCAGTTGGTACAGGAATGGCAAATAAAGACTTCAATGActcatattttaaatatttgtttaacaaaaaaaaacccaaacaaaatgcaaaaccTGTAGATTACATCATCTTACAAATTCTAgaatttgctgatttttttcttaacttgACACAGAGAAACTGAATAACTTTGTCTTCAAACAAGTCTAAACATCTTTCTCTAAACTCAAATAATTCCTAATGatacctaatggcagtcagAGAGCCGTTGCCTAGCCTGTAGAGGTCTGTGCGTCACTTTGATATGCTTCtgcagaccatcactgacccaccaccGTACTAAACAATATTACAGGCAGCATGTTTGGCATGGATTCTCCAGTGTCAGGGAATGAGTACAAGGTCCACTAGAGGACAACTGGCCCTCAGACCACCCTTATGAAAgagacattcacagaatttttTAGGGCTCTGAcagtgctcatcctgttccttCTTGCACAAAGGAGTTACCTATCCTGTTGATGGGTTAAGGACCCTCTAAGGCCCTGCCCAGCTCTCCTTGACAGGGCCTATTAACTGGTTGCATACCACAGGCCTCCAAACCTGCAGTAGTTAAACCGTTACTTAAGAAGCCAACACTTGACTCAGCTGCCTTATCAAGTTATAGGCCAATGTCAAACCTTCCTTTTCTCTCAGAACTTCatgaaagagtagttgtaaaACAGCTATTTTCTAATCTGCAGAAAAAAttg
This genomic window contains:
- the LOC100707894 gene encoding sodium/bile acid cotransporter isoform X1 yields the protein MTLIRRYTPAPRGKKAHESGAQTEKKHSIIKLPPTFLPHFQFMRVKICNFAARWIFLGHALRCEYARVKLGAFGAFSLAPIAFGVNTPLLNSAQANWQSGRFMAGGHMRGDGMVSRRSRGRKIQASHDRQEGRARSVGFQLSDITGVVVLVCGCCPGGIFSNSMALAIHGDMNLSIVMTSCSTMLALGMMPLLLFIYCQGFPSVRNAVPYGEIMLSLVLILVPCSVGIGIKTYRPQYSKRFTKVGMIIMLMFLVGTLILIGVGSGHIILTMMSPSLFAIAGFMPLIGYCFGYVFSSIFRLIHRERRTVSMETGCQNVPLCTTILKVAFPEDVVGPLYLFPTVYLVFQLLEAAIIIVLFRCYQRFKRNEEETYQAAATGGDLKESDV